A stretch of Microbulbifer sp. SAOS-129_SWC DNA encodes these proteins:
- a CDS encoding MATE family efflux transporter encodes MAQPGQKNPSLLEGPVAGHLRRLALPMVWGILATMSFNVVDTYYVAHLGKGPLAAMSFTFPIVMVINSLAIGLGAGTSSAVARAYGAGDLARVRRLVTDASLLALLGALLISVLGLATIRPLFRLLGAPEEMLPLIADYMVPWYLGAVFAVVPMVALSALRAIGNSALTGRIMVAVALFNLALDPLLIFGLLGFPRLELQGAALSTVIARAVSFFAALFFLVKREHLMAPPSLRWASLRDSWRAILKVGLPAVATNAIIPMAGGVVVALVAVHGADAVAGLGVALRIEPLALIVFYALSSVVGPFMGQNAGAGKSERMCETVSVLARFCLGCGLGLALLLYFGSGFLVRLFSDSQAVLAVAIAYLTLVPFSYAGYGFVMSANAAFNGLGKPLPATLISFLRVLGIYLPLAWLGNRLWGITGLFAATAAANLLLGGFAWWWLRRTVEGRPLRRRELQA; translated from the coding sequence ATGGCGCAGCCCGGTCAAAAAAATCCCTCCCTGCTCGAAGGCCCGGTGGCGGGTCATCTGCGGCGCCTGGCGCTGCCGATGGTGTGGGGCATTCTCGCCACCATGTCGTTCAACGTGGTGGATACCTACTATGTCGCGCATCTGGGCAAGGGCCCGCTGGCGGCGATGAGCTTTACCTTTCCGATCGTCATGGTGATCAACAGCCTGGCCATCGGCCTGGGGGCCGGCACCTCATCGGCGGTGGCGCGCGCCTACGGGGCCGGCGACCTGGCGCGGGTGCGGCGGCTGGTGACCGACGCCTCGCTGCTGGCCTTGCTCGGTGCGCTGCTGATCAGTGTCCTGGGGCTCGCCACCATCCGCCCGCTGTTCCGCCTGCTCGGCGCGCCGGAGGAGATGCTGCCGCTGATTGCCGACTACATGGTGCCCTGGTATCTGGGCGCGGTGTTTGCGGTGGTGCCGATGGTAGCGCTGTCGGCGCTGCGCGCCATCGGCAACAGCGCGCTGACCGGTCGCATCATGGTGGCGGTGGCACTGTTCAACCTGGCGCTGGATCCGCTGCTGATTTTCGGCCTGCTCGGCTTTCCGCGCCTGGAGCTGCAGGGGGCGGCGCTATCGACGGTGATCGCGCGCGCAGTCAGTTTCTTTGCCGCGCTGTTTTTCCTGGTCAAGCGCGAACATCTTATGGCCCCGCCCAGCCTGCGCTGGGCCTCGCTGCGCGACTCCTGGCGCGCGATTTTGAAAGTGGGCCTGCCGGCGGTGGCCACCAATGCGATTATCCCCATGGCCGGCGGCGTGGTGGTGGCGCTGGTGGCGGTGCACGGTGCCGATGCCGTGGCCGGGCTGGGGGTGGCGCTGCGCATCGAGCCGCTGGCGCTGATCGTGTTTTACGCGCTGTCGTCAGTGGTGGGGCCGTTTATGGGGCAGAACGCCGGCGCCGGCAAAAGCGAGCGCATGTGTGAGACCGTCAGTGTACTGGCGCGCTTCTGCCTGGGCTGTGGGTTGGGGCTGGCGCTGCTGCTGTATTTCGGCAGCGGCTTCCTGGTGCGCCTGTTCAGCGATTCGCAGGCGGTGCTGGCGGTGGCGATCGCCTACCTGACCCTGGTGCCGTTCAGCTATGCCGGCTACGGCTTTGTGATGTCCGCCAACGCGGCCTTCAACGGGCTCGGCAAACCGCTGCCGGCCACGCTGATTTCTTTTCTGCGCGTGCTCGGGATCTACCTGCCGCTGGCCTGGCTCGGCAACCGGCTGTGGGGCATCACCGGCCTGTTTGCGGCGACGGCCGCCGCCAACCTGTTGCTGGGTGGCTTTGCCTGGTGGTGGCTGCGACGCACGGTGGAGGGCCGCCCGCTGCGGCGCCGGGAACTGCAAGCCTGA
- a CDS encoding aminopeptidase P family protein translates to MSRERLQALRDELQRQQVHAFLVPRGDEYQNEYVPASDERLAWLTGFTGSAGMAAVGLAHAALFVDGRYTLQAQQELGDQPVDQENLDLNAIADWLCEQLKAGEALGYDPRLHTEPGLALLKKRLGERDIALRPLEQNPIDSVWSDRPAPPCGTARPHPHTFTGEHSAEKRQRIAARLADKRADALWLPNPEVCAWLFNIRGNDVPHLPVALASALLYRDGSATLYLAQEAVSEALIEHLNSDVAIVSDKEALFAAAKRHHVSRIWVDPAITNCWTLQHLRAQEIELLQERDPIIAAKARKNSVELAGSRAAHERDGAALCEFLAELPDAVAAGTADNSFGELEAVQLLRAKREQREGFADDSFDSISGYGPNGAIVHYRVSRESSLALKAEGIYLIDSGGQYPDGTTDVTRTVALGEFPAHARDHFTRVLKGHIALASLRFPRGTCGEQVDTFARKSLWDAGLDYAHGTGHGVGSFLSVHEGPQRVGKAATGVALEAGMILSNEPGFYLTGQYGIRIENLVFIKESAEHRGFLEFEELTLAPIERKLIDPELLSEQEKDWLNRYHQRVRETLMPLVNAKTQAWLEQATAAL, encoded by the coding sequence ATGAGTCGGGAGCGTTTACAGGCACTGCGGGACGAATTACAGCGACAGCAGGTCCACGCCTTCCTGGTACCCCGCGGCGACGAGTACCAGAACGAATATGTGCCGGCTTCCGACGAGCGCCTGGCCTGGCTGACCGGCTTTACCGGTTCCGCCGGCATGGCCGCGGTGGGGCTCGCGCACGCAGCACTGTTCGTGGACGGGCGCTACACGCTGCAGGCCCAGCAGGAACTCGGCGACCAGCCCGTCGACCAGGAGAACCTGGACCTCAACGCCATCGCCGACTGGCTGTGCGAGCAACTCAAGGCCGGCGAGGCACTGGGTTACGACCCGCGCCTGCACACCGAGCCCGGCCTGGCGCTGCTGAAGAAACGCCTCGGCGAGCGCGATATCGCCCTGCGCCCGCTGGAGCAGAACCCGATCGATAGCGTATGGAGCGATCGCCCGGCGCCCCCCTGCGGTACCGCGCGTCCGCATCCGCATACGTTCACCGGCGAGCACTCGGCGGAGAAGCGCCAGCGCATCGCCGCACGGCTGGCGGACAAGCGCGCCGACGCGCTGTGGCTGCCCAATCCGGAAGTGTGCGCCTGGCTGTTCAATATCCGCGGCAATGACGTACCCCACCTGCCGGTGGCCCTGGCCAGCGCCCTGCTCTATCGCGACGGCAGCGCCACCCTGTACCTGGCGCAGGAGGCCGTCAGCGAGGCGCTGATCGAGCACCTGAACAGCGACGTCGCGATCGTCAGCGACAAAGAGGCGCTGTTCGCCGCCGCCAAGCGCCACCATGTATCCAGAATCTGGGTGGATCCGGCCATCACCAACTGCTGGACCCTGCAGCACCTGCGCGCCCAGGAAATCGAGCTGCTGCAGGAGCGCGACCCGATCATCGCCGCCAAGGCACGCAAGAACAGCGTCGAACTGGCCGGCAGCCGCGCCGCCCACGAGCGCGACGGTGCCGCCCTGTGCGAATTTCTGGCCGAACTGCCGGACGCCGTAGCGGCAGGCACTGCTGATAACAGTTTCGGCGAACTCGAAGCGGTACAGCTGCTGCGCGCCAAGCGCGAACAGCGCGAGGGCTTCGCCGACGACAGCTTCGATTCCATTTCCGGTTACGGCCCCAACGGCGCTATCGTGCACTACCGGGTCAGCCGTGAATCCAGCCTGGCGCTGAAAGCCGAGGGCATCTACCTGATCGACTCCGGCGGCCAGTATCCGGACGGCACCACCGATGTGACCCGCACCGTGGCGCTGGGGGAATTTCCCGCGCACGCCCGCGACCATTTCACCCGCGTGCTGAAAGGCCATATCGCCCTGGCCTCGCTGCGCTTCCCCAGGGGCACCTGCGGTGAGCAGGTGGATACCTTCGCGCGCAAATCCCTGTGGGACGCCGGCCTCGACTACGCCCACGGCACCGGCCACGGTGTCGGCAGCTTCCTCAGCGTGCACGAGGGGCCCCAGCGGGTCGGCAAGGCCGCCACCGGAGTGGCGCTGGAAGCGGGCATGATCCTGTCCAACGAACCCGGCTTTTACCTCACCGGCCAGTACGGCATCCGTATCGAGAACCTGGTGTTCATCAAGGAAAGCGCCGAGCACCGCGGCTTCCTTGAATTCGAGGAGCTGACGCTGGCGCCGATCGAGCGCAAACTGATTGACCCCGAACTGCTGAGCGAACAGGAAAAGGACTGGCTGAACCGCTACCACCAGCGCGTGCGCGAGACGCTGATGCCGCTGGTGAATGCGAAAACGCAGGCCTGGCTGGAGCAGGCCACGGCTGCGCTCTAA